Below is a window of Nocardia asteroides DNA.
GGGCACCCCGGTGCGGCTGACGATGCTCGTCGGTGTGGTGTGCGCGCTGCTGGCCGGGTTCGTCGACTTCGGCACGCTCGAGGAGATGGTCAACATCGGCACGCTGGTCGCGTTCGTGCTGGTCTCGATCGGGGTGCTGGTGCTGCGGCGCACCCGTCCCGACCTGCAGCGCGGGTTCCGGGTGCCGTTCGTGCCGGTGGTCCCGATCCTGGCCGCGCTGGCCTGCCTGTGGCTGATGCTCAATCTGTCGATCGAGACCTGGCTGCGGTTCGTGATCTGGATGGCCCTCGGTGTCATCGTCTACCTCGCCTACGGCCGCAGGCACGCGGTCCTCGGGCGCGGGCGGCACCCGGACGCCGAGCCGGAGCTCACCCCGGCCCGGTAACCGAAAAGCGCTGGGCCGCCCCGCTCGTCAGCCGAGTCCGGGGCGGCCTTCGCCGGGTCGCCGACCCCGCTGACGAGCGGTTCCGCCGGTCTGTGGCACTCAGTGCCAGCCCGGGTGAAATAATCCCCGGGACAAGCAGGGCAAGGCGATATTGGGAGTGACAGTGGAGTTGATCGGTGTGATCGGTGGCGGCACCATGGGTGCCGGCATCGCGGAGGTTTGTGCCAAGGCGGGCAGCTCGGTCATCGTGCTCGAGACCAAGCCGGAATTCGCCGAGGCCGCGCAGCAGCGCATCGCGACCTCGATCGGCAAGGGCGTCGCCCGCGGCAAGATCAGCCAGGAGGACGCCGACGCCGCCATCGCGCGCGTGCGGGTCACCCTGGACATGGACGAGCTGGCCGACCGCGACCTGGTCATCGAGGCGGCGCCGGAGATCGAGTCGCTCAAGTGCGACATCTTCGCCAAGCTGGACAAGATCGTGAAGCCCGAGGGTGTCCTGGCGACCAACACCTCCTCGATCCCGGTGATCAAGGTCGCCGGCGCCACCGAGCGCCCCGAGCGCGTCGTCGGCGTGCACTTCTTCAACCCGGTGCCGGTGATGCCGCTGGTGGAGATCATCTCGACCCTGGTCACCGCGCCGGAGGCGGCCGCGGCCGTCACCGACTACGCCAAGAACACCCTCGGCAAGATGACCGTGCAGGCCGGTGACCGCTCCGGCTTCATCGTCAACGCGCTGCTCATCCCGTACCTGTGCTCGGCGATCCGGATGCTCGAGTCGGGCTACGCCACCGCCGAGGACATCGACGCGGCCATGAAGGGCGGCTGCGGCTACCCGATGGGCCCGCTGACCCTGCTCGACACCGTCGGCCTCGACATCGCCCTGGCCGCCTCGGAGTCGCTCTACGCCGAGTTCGCCGAGCCGCACCTGGCTCCGCCCGCGCTGCTGCGCCGGATGGTCGACGCGGGCCGCCTCGGCCGCAAGTCCGGTCGCGGGTTCTACGACTACGCGAAGTGATCGCCGCGTCCCGCGGGAGCACGGCTCCCGCGGGACGATCGGTCAGGCCGGGGTCAGGCTGTCCGCGCCGGGCGCGGGGAAGAAGCCGACCTCGATGTAGTGATCGAAATAGCGGCTGATGACGGTCGCGTCCACCGCGGGGAACTCGATCGGCAGCCCCCGGTACGGCTCGGCGGGCGCCCCCGCTTCCACCGCGCTCAGCACACCGGCCGGATCGGCCTGGGCGATGGCCGCGGCGTAGTTGCCGCTCAGCGCCGAGGCCCTGGCCAGGATCGGATCCGCGTCGACGCGCTCGGCGGCGCTGGTGAGGGTCAGGCCGAATTCCATCGGATCGATGAAGTCGAACCGGTAGTGGCGGCGCAGGATCTCCTCGTAGACGACCTGCAGCGGCACCTGGGCGCCCGCCGCCCGGTAGATGTTGCCCAGCGCGGCCGCCTCGCGCGACTGCCGCACGATGCCGGCCGCGACGTGGTCCACCGGGGCCATCTCCACCCCGATCGCGCGCACGTCGACGGCCACGCCCAGCACCAGCATCGCGCGCAGCATGGTCCACCAGGCGTCCTCGGCGGGCGCGGCGCCGGTGCGCGAGTCACCGGTGATGAGGCCGGGACGGTAGATCGCGACCGGAACGCCGCGCTCGATCGCGGTGTGCACCAGCTGTTCGGCCACCCACTTGGTCATCGCGTAGCCGGGCAGGCCCGCGGGGATCCCGCTCGCCTGCGGGATCCCGGCCAGCACCGACAGCGTCGAGACGTAGTGGATCGGCGTGAGCCGGGTGGTGGTGGCCAGGCGCAGCACCTCGGTGGTGCCGCCGACGTTCGCCGCGCGCATCCGGCCGTACGGCTCGAGATGGTTGACCAGCGCGCCGTTGTGGTAGATCGCGTCGATGCCCGCGGCCAGTTCGGCGAAGCGCGCCGCGTCGAGGCCGAGGCGCGGCTGCGCGAGATCGCCCGGCACGCCGACGAGCCGGTCGCGATAGCCGGACAGGTCGACGCCGAACTTCGCGGCCGTCGTGACCACCCGCTCCACCGCGCGCGCGTCGTCGGTGGCGCGGACCAGGCAGTGGATCCTCGCCCCGGTCTGCTCGAGCAGTTCGCGCAGCAGGAAGCTGCCGAGGAAGCCGGTGGCACCGGTGAGCAGGATGGTGGCGGGCGCGCCCGGACGCGCGGGCGCGCAGCCGATCGGGTCGACGGCGGGGTCCAGGACGATGTCGGCGGCCGGGTCGGGACCGCCCGCGGTGGCCGCGGACTCGTCGCGCACCGCCAGCGCCAGGTCGCCGACCATCGGGAAGCTGAACAGCAGCCGCAGCGGCACCTCGATGCCGAGGCGCTCGGCCAGCGCGGCGCGAACCCGGATCGCCGACAGCGAGGTGCCGCCGAGGACGAAGAAGTCGTCGTCGCGGCCGACCCGGTCCAGCTCGAGAATCCCGGCGAACACCTCGGCCACGATCCGCTCGTCCTCGGTGGCGGGCTCCTGGTAGGCGCGCCGCTCCACCGCGGGCGCGGGCAGCGCCTTGCGGTCGAGCTTGCCGGTGGCGCCGAGCGGGAACTCGTCGAGAACCAGCAGGCGGTGCGGAACCATATACGGCGGCAACAGGGTTCGGGTGTTCGCCTGCACCTCGGCGAGGTCGACGGTGTGACCGGCCGCCGCGACGACATAGCCGACGAGCTGTTCGTGATGCACCGTCACCGCGGCACCGGCGACGCCCGGGTGCGCGCGCAGCGCGGCCTCGATCTCGCCCGGCTCGATCCGCAGACCGTGCAGCTTGAGCTGGACGTCGGTGCGGCCCAGGTAGGTCAGGTCGCCGGAGGGCAGCCTGCGGACCAGGTCGCCGGTGCGGTACATGCGTTCGCCGACGGGACCGTACGGGTCGGCGACGAAACGTTCCGTGGTCTTGTCCGGGCTGCCGAGGTAGCCGCGGGCCAGCTGCGCGCCGGCCAGGTACAGCTCGCCGGGCGTGCCGACCGGCACCGGCCGCAGCCGCGCGTCCAGCACGTAGGCGCGGGAGTTCCAGTGCGGCTTGCCGATCGGGACGACGCGGTCGCCGATCTCGGTGACGTCGGCGGCGGTGATGGACACCGTGGCCTCGGTCGGCCCGTACAGGTTGTGCAGCCTGCCCGCGGTGGCGGCGGTGAAGCGGGCGATGGTGGCGTTGGGCAGCGCCTCGCCACCCACCCACACCGCGCGCACCGACCGCAGCGACCCCGTCGGCGCGGCCTCGAGCAGCATCTGCAACACCGAGGGCACGATCGTGGTGCCCGTGACCCGGTGGCGCGCGATGAGATCGGCCAGGTAGGCCGGATCGGTGAGGCCGTGCGCGGCGGCCACGACCATGTGCGCCCCCGCCCGCAGCGGTGTCGCGAAACCGATCATCGAGGCGTCGAAGGTCCACGGGATCGATTGCAGGACAGTGTCGTCCGCACCCACCTGGTATTCGCCCACCATGTACGCGGCCTGGTTGACGATGGCCGAATGCGGCACGCCCACGCCCTTGGGCTTGCCCGTCGACCCCGAGGTGAAGATCACGTACGCCAGGTCGAGGGTGCGCAGCGGACGCAGCCGGTCGGCGTCGGTCAGCGGATGGTCCGGGAAGGCCGCCAGCGCACCGGAACTCGCCACCAGGTCCACCGAGATCACCGGCAGGCCGTCGACCTCGACGGTGTCGGCCACGGTGGTGAGGACGCAGACCGGCCGGGCGACCGACAGGATGTCGGCGCGACGTTCGGCCGGTGCGTCGGGGTCGATCGGCACGTAGGCGCCACCGGCGGTGAAGACCGCGTACATGGCGACGACCAGCTCGATCGACGGCCGGACGGCGACCGCCACGGTCGTGCCCGGCCCCACACCGGTGGCGACGAGCAGCCGGGCCAGCCGGTTGATCCGGCTCGCCAGCTCGCCGTAGCTCAGCGTCGTGCCGGCGAAGGTGACGGCGGGTGCCGCCGGCCTGCGCAGGGCCTGCGCCGACACGGCGTCGATCAGCGTCACGTCCGGCACCAGGCGGACGTCACCGGCGGGCTCGACGCGTTCGGCCTCGGTCAGCAGCGGCAGGTCGCCGACGGGCCGGTCCGGGGCGGCGGCCGCCGCGCTCAGCAGCCCGGCCAGGCGCTGACCGAGCAGGGCCATGGTGGACTCGTCGAACAGGTCGGTGGCGTAGCGCCACGAGCAGCGCAGCCCGGCCGGGCCCGTGGACTCCTCGGTGGGGACGACGGTCAGCTGCAGGTCGACCGGTGCGACCTCGTCGCCCAGGTCGACCGCGGAGACCACCAGGTCGGGCAGTTCCAGCCGGGTGCCGCCGAAGTTCTGGAACGACAGCGCCACCTGGTAGAGCGGATGGTGGGCCTGGGTGCGCGGCGGATCCAGTTCGGCGACAAGACGTTCGAACGGCACATCGGCGTGCGCGAACGCGGCCAGGTCGGTCTCGCGGACCCGGTCGAGCAGCGCGGTGAAGGATTCGGCCGCGTCGATCCGGGTGCGCAGCACGACGGTGTTGACGAACATGCCGACCAGCTCGTCGAGTTCGGGTTCGCCGCGGCCCGCGACCGGGGCGCCCACGGTGACGTCGTCGGTGCCGGCCACCCGGGCCAGCAGCACGGCCAGTGCCGCGCGCACCACCATGAACAGCGAGGCGTTGTGGCGGCGCGCGAGGTCGTCGAGCGCCTGGTGCAGCGACGCGTCCAGCGCGAAGTGATGCGCGGCGCCGCGGCTGCCCGCGACCGGCGGGCGCGGGCGGTCGGTGGGCAGTTCGAGCAGGGTCGGGGTGCCGGCGAGCTCGTCGCGCCAGTAGCCGAGCTGTGTCGCCAGCAGCGACTCGGGATCCTCGGCGGCGCCGAGCAATTCCTGCTGCCACAGGGTGTAGTCGGCGTACTGCACCGGCAGCGGCGCCCATGCGGGAGCCGCTCCCCCGACGCGGGCGACGTAGGCGCTCATCAGGTCGCGGGTGAGCGGGCCGAGGGAGAAGCCGTCGGTGGCGATGTGGTGGACCACCACGGCCAGCACGTGTTCGGTGTCGGAGAGCCGGAACAGCTTCGCGCGCACCGGAACCTGGGCGCACACGTCGAAGCCGCCGACGGTCAGCAGGGCGAGCGCGGCGCGCAGGTCGGCCTCGGCGAGCGCGGTGACGGGCACCTCGAGCCCGGCCTCGGCCACCGGCAGCACCCGCTGGTAGCCCTGCCCCTCGTACTCGGGGTACATCGTGCGCAGCACCTCGTGCCGCTCGATGACGTCGCCGAGCGCCGCGGTCAGCGCGGCGGTGTCGAGCGGGCCGGACAGCCGCAGCGCCACCGGGATGTTGTAGGCAGCCGACCCCGGGTCCAGGCGCGCCATGAACCACATGCGCTGCTGGGCCAGCGAGAGCGGCACCCGCTCGCCGCGTTCGCGCCGGGTCAGCGGCAGGCGCACGGCCGCGTCGCCGATCAGGGCGTCGAGCGCGGCGGCCAGCTCGGCCACCGTGCCGTGTTCGAAGACCGTGCGCGCCGGCACCCGGACGTCGGTGACGGCGCCGAGCCTGCCTGCCAGGCGGGTGGCCAGCAGGGAGTTGCCGCCGAGGGCGAAGAAGTCGTCGTCGCGGCCGATCGGATCGGCGCCGAGCAGCTCGGCGAACACGGCGGCGACCGATTCCTCGGTGGGGGTGCGTGGCGCCGCGAAAACCCGTGCGGTCAGCTCCGGTTCGGGCAGCGCGCGGTAGTCGAGCTTGCCCACCGGGGTCAGCGGCAGCCGCTCGATCGGCACGACCGCCGCGGGCACCGCGTGCTGGGGCAGCCGCTGCTCGGCCAGCCGGGTCAGCGCGGCCGGGTCCACGACGGCGCCCGCGGCGGGCACGACATAGGCGACGAGCGCGTCGACCCCGCTGGGCAGGGTGCGCACCACCGTGGTCGCCACGCGCACCGACGGGTCGGCGGCGAGCACGGCGTCGATCTCGCCCAGCTCGATGCGGAAGCCGCGCAGCTTGACCTGGGCGTCGGTGCGGCCGAGGAAGGTCAGCTGGGGTTCACCGCTGGCGGCGGCCTCCCACTTCACCAGGTCGCCGGTGCGGTAGAGCCTGCCGCCGGTGACCGGATCGGCGACGAAGCGAGCCGCGGTGAGCCCGGCGCGCTCGTGGTAGCCGCGCGCCAGGCCGGGCCCGGACAGGTACAGCTCGCCGGGGACCCGATCCGGCACCGGACGCAGCCGGGCATCGAGCACCAGCGCGGTCATGCCGGGGATCGGGCCGCCGATGGTGATCAGGTCGCCGGGGGTCAGCGGGTCGCTGATCGAGGCGGCGACGGTGGTCTCGGTGGGGCCGTAGAGGTTGTAGAAGCGGCGGCCCGGCGACCAGCGCGCGACGAGATCGGGCGGGCAGGCCTCGCCGCCGACGACGATCCCGGCCAGCTCCGGCAGGTCAGACCCGTCGGCTCCGGCCAGAGCCGCGGGGGTGATGAAGGCGTGGGTGACCCGCTCGGCGCGCAGCAGCTCGGTCAGCTCGTCGCCGCCGTAGATGTCGGGCGGGGCGATCACCATCGTCGAGCTCGCGCCGATGGCCAGCAGCAGTTCGAGGATGCTGGCGTCGAAGCTGGGCGAGGCGAAGTGCAGGGTGCGGGAGTCGCCGGTGATGCCGAAGCGGCGGATCTGCTCGGCGCACAGCCCGGCCAGGCCGGTGTGGGTGACCGCGACGCCCTTGGGGACGCCGGTGGAGCCGGAGGTGTAGATGATGTAGGCGATGTCGTCGGCGAACAGCCTGCGGACGCGGTCGGCGGCGGCGATCGGCTCGTCGGAGACGCGGGCCAGTTCGTCGCGGCACTCGGTGGCGTCCAGGGCCAGCCAGCGCAGTCCGGCGCCGAGGCGGGTCGCGTCGGCGCCGAGCGCGATACCGAAGCCGGCACCGGAGTCGGTGAGCATGTGCGCGACGCGGTCGGCCGGATACCGCGGGTCCACCGGGACGAACGCGGCACCGGTCTTGGCCACCGCCCACAGGGCCACGATGGCCTCGACGGACCTGGTCAGCGCGAGCACCACGCGGTCGCCGGGACCGACTCCGCGGCCGATCAGCACGCGGGCGAGCTGTGCGGACCGCTGGTCGAGTTCGGTGTAGGTGACGCTGTCGCCCGCGCAGTGCAGCGCGGGCGCCTCAGGGGCGCGCTCGACGGCGGCGGCCAGCAGCCGGGGCAGCGTGGATACGGGTGCGCGACGGCCGCGGCGCGCGGCGGAACGACGGACGCCAGAAGCTTGCTCGGTCACCGGTATTGCTTCCCTTCACCATGGATCACCCCTGCGATCACCCTGTTCGACCCTCGCCTGGACTCTCGGGTACACCGGGGTATCGGGAAAATCCTGCGTGACGGTACCGCAAATATGACATCAATTTTCGAGCAGCGGCAACGCAAAGGTTTCATCTTGGCCGAAGTGGGTATAGCCAACTGTCCGGTATGTAATCCATGTCATACGCAGGTCATACGCTGCGCGAACAACTTTGGGACGGATGTGACTGTTTCACATTTTCCGGAGATTTCGCGCACCGGGGCGGACCTGCGAATTCTCGGCAATTCTCGGGAACGCACGGCAATCGCCGGGAATCACGACGGTGATCCCCGGCGACGGTCGTGCGATGCGAAATAGTTACCAGGCAGTAGCGGACGCTACGACGGACCGATCCAGCGAGGGGTCCTGCACGCGGGTATTGCCCGCCTCGATCCATTCGGTGTCGAGCACGCCGTGGCGCGAACGGTCGGTCCCGCGCACCGCGGCCTCGCACCGCCGAGCCAGCTCGCGCCGATCCAGACCCGGGTACTCGAGCGGCTCGAGCACGATCTCGACGATCATGCCGCGGCTGCGCAGCACCCGCTCGGCCGAGTCGGCGAAGGTGTCGGTCCCGACGAAACCGGGCACCGTGCACGGCACCCCGTGCCGGTCCAGATAGCGCAGGCGGACCGGCTGCACCGGCGTCGCGGTGTCGACGGCGGCCTGGAACATCGCCGGCCGCAGGGAACCGTAGGCCCGGCCGCACCAGGTGGTGCCCTCCGGGAAGACCGCGATCCGGTTGCCGTCGGCGAGCCGCCGGGCCACCTGCCCGACCACGTCCGGCAGCTCGCGCAGCCGGGCCCGTTCGATCGGGATCACCCGGGTGAGCTGGGCCAGCTTGCCCAGCACCGGCCACTCGACCATGTCCGCGCGGGCGACGAAGCTGACCGGCTGGACCGCGGCCAGCGCGACGATGTCGGCCCAGCCGATGTGCCCGGTCACCACCATCACCGCGGTGCCCGGATCGGCGAACCCGGCCGTCGACGCGCCCTGCTCGGGCGTGCGGTTGTCGACGATGCGCAGCCGCATCCCCAGGCACCCGAGCGCGGCGCGGGCGTAGCGGCGTTGCAGGTTCTCCCGCCGCGACCGCGGGGTGGCCGCGGTCAGGACGGGAAAGCTGAGCACCAGTCCGATGACGCCGGCCAGCCGCGCGAACATCCGGGCGGAACCGACCTGGTCGATCGGTTCGATACAGCCGGACCCACAGGGGCTCGACGGCATCCACGAGTGCGAAGGGGTGGCGGGCGGCGCGTCGAACACCATGATGGTTACTTCCCGTCGAAATTGGCGGCAGCGCTCTGCAGCCGCTCCAGATACCGGGTGTTGATGGTTTCCATCCCGAGCAGCGCGACGAAGTCGGCGACCGCGAACGCGGGATCGTGGGCCGGTTCGCCGCAGATCTCGGCGCCCAGGCGTAGGTATCCGCGCAGCAGCGGCGGTAACTTCGGGCGGCTCGGCGGGGTCAGCTGGTCGAGGGAGAGCCCGTCGACGACGACCGGGTTGTACGGGTGCACGCGGCGCTCGGGGTCACCGGCGTGGCGGCCCAGCAGCAGATCACGCACGCCGCGCACGTTCACGCCCGCGGGATCGGCGGGACTGTCCTGCATGGGCACCGAGACGCAGCCCATCACCCAGTCGTAGCCGGTGAGCTGGATGTAGTGCAGGATGCCCGCCCACATCAGGGTGAGCACCGAGCCGTTGCGGTGGTCGGGCACCACGCAGGCCCGGCCCATCTCGACGATCCGGTGTCCGGCCGGGTCGAGCTGGGTGAGATCGAATTCGGTCGCGGTGTAGTACCCGCCCGCGGCGGTCACCTTGTCCGGCGGCAGCATGCGGTAGCACCCGACGAACTGCTCGGTGAACTCGTCGCGGACCAGCAGGTGGTCGCAGTGCTCGTCGAAGCGGTCGGCATCCAAACCGGTGCCGTCGTCGGGGATCCGGAATCCCGGCTCGGCGGCGAAGACCTGGTAGCGCAGGCGCTGGGCGGCTTCGCAGTGCTCGGCATCGGAGGCGACGACCAGGGAGTAGCGGGACTTCCCCACCCCGGAGTCCGGCGCCGGGGCGGTCAACACGGACGAAATTGTCATACCGCTGATGAAGCCAGCCCGAGCTGGCATCGGAGCGACGCGTGAGTTTCGCGCCGATGCCCGTTCGGTGAACGAGACCCCCGTCACACCCGGCGTTCACCGCCGCGCCGCTCAGCGTTCGCCCACCTGCGGGTTTCTGGCCGAACACAGCGTGGAACGCGGTGCGGCGGCTCGCATCGCGAGTCACGCGTCCAACGAACGATCGCCCCGCCGGGTTCCCGGCGGGGCGATCGAGGTGAGGGTCAGGCTGCGGTGCGGACCGGTTCCGGCTCGGTCTTCCTCGCCGCGCGCTCGTCGCGCTCGGCCTCGGCGAAGCCGGGACGGGCGGTGCCGATGAAGGCGACCAGCCACGAGGCCACTGCCGCGAAGCGGTTGCGGAAGCCCACCAGGTACAGCAGGTGCACCGCCAGCCACATCGCCCAGGCGATGGTGCCGCGGAAGGTGATGCGCTCGTTGAGCTTCACCACGGCGCTGAAGCGGCTGATCACCGCCATGCTGCCCTTGTCCCAGTAGACGAACGGGGTGCCCGCGGCCTTCTTGCGCCGGATGATGTCGGCGGCGTGGCGACCCTCCTGCATGGCCACCGGCGACTGGCCCGGGTAGCCGTTGAGCGAGGTCATGTCGCCGATGGCGTAGATGTCGGCGTGGCCGCCGACGGTCAGGTCCGGGTTGATCAGGATGCGGCCCGCGCGGTCGGTCGGGGCGCCGGTGGCGGTGGCCAGCAGCGTCGCGAACCCGCCCACCTGCACGCCCGCCGACCACACCACGGTCTCGGCGGCGATGCCGCGTTCGATGCCCTCGGCGTCCTTGAC
It encodes the following:
- a CDS encoding 3-hydroxybutyryl-CoA dehydrogenase; this encodes MELIGVIGGGTMGAGIAEVCAKAGSSVIVLETKPEFAEAAQQRIATSIGKGVARGKISQEDADAAIARVRVTLDMDELADRDLVIEAAPEIESLKCDIFAKLDKIVKPEGVLATNTSSIPVIKVAGATERPERVVGVHFFNPVPVMPLVEIISTLVTAPEAAAAVTDYAKNTLGKMTVQAGDRSGFIVNALLIPYLCSAIRMLESGYATAEDIDAAMKGGCGYPMGPLTLLDTVGLDIALAASESLYAEFAEPHLAPPALLRRMVDAGRLGRKSGRGFYDYAK
- a CDS encoding non-ribosomal peptide synthetase — encoded protein: MTEQASGVRRSAARRGRRAPVSTLPRLLAAAVERAPEAPALHCAGDSVTYTELDQRSAQLARVLIGRGVGPGDRVVLALTRSVEAIVALWAVAKTGAAFVPVDPRYPADRVAHMLTDSGAGFGIALGADATRLGAGLRWLALDATECRDELARVSDEPIAAADRVRRLFADDIAYIIYTSGSTGVPKGVAVTHTGLAGLCAEQIRRFGITGDSRTLHFASPSFDASILELLLAIGASSTMVIAPPDIYGGDELTELLRAERVTHAFITPAALAGADGSDLPELAGIVVGGEACPPDLVARWSPGRRFYNLYGPTETTVAASISDPLTPGDLITIGGPIPGMTALVLDARLRPVPDRVPGELYLSGPGLARGYHERAGLTAARFVADPVTGGRLYRTGDLVKWEAAASGEPQLTFLGRTDAQVKLRGFRIELGEIDAVLAADPSVRVATTVVRTLPSGVDALVAYVVPAAGAVVDPAALTRLAEQRLPQHAVPAAVVPIERLPLTPVGKLDYRALPEPELTARVFAAPRTPTEESVAAVFAELLGADPIGRDDDFFALGGNSLLATRLAGRLGAVTDVRVPARTVFEHGTVAELAAALDALIGDAAVRLPLTRRERGERVPLSLAQQRMWFMARLDPGSAAYNIPVALRLSGPLDTAALTAALGDVIERHEVLRTMYPEYEGQGYQRVLPVAEAGLEVPVTALAEADLRAALALLTVGGFDVCAQVPVRAKLFRLSDTEHVLAVVVHHIATDGFSLGPLTRDLMSAYVARVGGAAPAWAPLPVQYADYTLWQQELLGAAEDPESLLATQLGYWRDELAGTPTLLELPTDRPRPPVAGSRGAAHHFALDASLHQALDDLARRHNASLFMVVRAALAVLLARVAGTDDVTVGAPVAGRGEPELDELVGMFVNTVVLRTRIDAAESFTALLDRVRETDLAAFAHADVPFERLVAELDPPRTQAHHPLYQVALSFQNFGGTRLELPDLVVSAVDLGDEVAPVDLQLTVVPTEESTGPAGLRCSWRYATDLFDESTMALLGQRLAGLLSAAAAAPDRPVGDLPLLTEAERVEPAGDVRLVPDVTLIDAVSAQALRRPAAPAVTFAGTTLSYGELASRINRLARLLVATGVGPGTTVAVAVRPSIELVVAMYAVFTAGGAYVPIDPDAPAERRADILSVARPVCVLTTVADTVEVDGLPVISVDLVASSGALAAFPDHPLTDADRLRPLRTLDLAYVIFTSGSTGKPKGVGVPHSAIVNQAAYMVGEYQVGADDTVLQSIPWTFDASMIGFATPLRAGAHMVVAAAHGLTDPAYLADLIARHRVTGTTIVPSVLQMLLEAAPTGSLRSVRAVWVGGEALPNATIARFTAATAGRLHNLYGPTEATVSITAADVTEIGDRVVPIGKPHWNSRAYVLDARLRPVPVGTPGELYLAGAQLARGYLGSPDKTTERFVADPYGPVGERMYRTGDLVRRLPSGDLTYLGRTDVQLKLHGLRIEPGEIEAALRAHPGVAGAAVTVHHEQLVGYVVAAAGHTVDLAEVQANTRTLLPPYMVPHRLLVLDEFPLGATGKLDRKALPAPAVERRAYQEPATEDERIVAEVFAGILELDRVGRDDDFFVLGGTSLSAIRVRAALAERLGIEVPLRLLFSFPMVGDLALAVRDESAATAGGPDPAADIVLDPAVDPIGCAPARPGAPATILLTGATGFLGSFLLRELLEQTGARIHCLVRATDDARAVERVVTTAAKFGVDLSGYRDRLVGVPGDLAQPRLGLDAARFAELAAGIDAIYHNGALVNHLEPYGRMRAANVGGTTEVLRLATTTRLTPIHYVSTLSVLAGIPQASGIPAGLPGYAMTKWVAEQLVHTAIERGVPVAIYRPGLITGDSRTGAAPAEDAWWTMLRAMLVLGVAVDVRAIGVEMAPVDHVAAGIVRQSREAAALGNIYRAAGAQVPLQVVYEEILRRHYRFDFIDPMEFGLTLTSAAERVDADPILARASALSGNYAAAIAQADPAGVLSAVEAGAPAEPYRGLPIEFPAVDATVISRYFDHYIEVGFFPAPGADSLTPA
- a CDS encoding lysophospholipid acyltransferase family protein, which encodes MVFDAPPATPSHSWMPSSPCGSGCIEPIDQVGSARMFARLAGVIGLVLSFPVLTAATPRSRRENLQRRYARAALGCLGMRLRIVDNRTPEQGASTAGFADPGTAVMVVTGHIGWADIVALAAVQPVSFVARADMVEWPVLGKLAQLTRVIPIERARLRELPDVVGQVARRLADGNRIAVFPEGTTWCGRAYGSLRPAMFQAAVDTATPVQPVRLRYLDRHGVPCTVPGFVGTDTFADSAERVLRSRGMIVEIVLEPLEYPGLDRRELARRCEAAVRGTDRSRHGVLDTEWIEAGNTRVQDPSLDRSVVASATAW
- a CDS encoding GNAT family N-acetyltransferase, coding for MTISSVLTAPAPDSGVGKSRYSLVVASDAEHCEAAQRLRYQVFAAEPGFRIPDDGTGLDADRFDEHCDHLLVRDEFTEQFVGCYRMLPPDKVTAAGGYYTATEFDLTQLDPAGHRIVEMGRACVVPDHRNGSVLTLMWAGILHYIQLTGYDWVMGCVSVPMQDSPADPAGVNVRGVRDLLLGRHAGDPERRVHPYNPVVVDGLSLDQLTPPSRPKLPPLLRGYLRLGAEICGEPAHDPAFAVADFVALLGMETINTRYLERLQSAAANFDGK